Proteins from a genomic interval of Burkholderia cepacia GG4:
- a CDS encoding AEC family transporter codes for MTAQLSSALVPFFFSIAMGYFAGKTHAGTMPIVSINKMLVDYALPFALFVYTAKMPRAELASHLVPVTVIVIFMLVPYCASLVLSKHVFHVDPSRAAVRAVTVGMPNFAAVGLPLLVAVYGESSTLTVAFAITIASVVMSPACLILLERARSTEHARRPNAPPLAGALLNTFLKPVVLAPLGGMACSVLGWHLPTLIAQSLGIIGGTTAGLALFSTGLILAALPIQLNPEVGVALLLGHLVQPLLAWLCVRLFSVPAPMAGQLVLLAAIPCGSFGILFGLGYEIDDPTAGATLVASSLLSAVTLTITISLLRFV; via the coding sequence ATGACTGCACAACTATCGTCCGCGCTGGTGCCGTTTTTCTTTTCGATCGCAATGGGCTATTTCGCCGGAAAAACCCATGCCGGAACCATGCCGATCGTGTCGATCAACAAGATGCTGGTCGACTACGCGCTGCCGTTCGCGCTGTTCGTCTATACCGCGAAGATGCCGCGTGCGGAACTGGCGAGCCATCTGGTTCCCGTCACCGTTATCGTGATCTTCATGCTCGTACCGTACTGCGCGTCGCTCGTGTTGTCGAAGCATGTCTTTCATGTCGATCCGAGTCGAGCCGCGGTGCGCGCCGTAACGGTTGGCATGCCGAACTTTGCGGCCGTCGGCCTGCCGCTTCTCGTCGCCGTGTACGGCGAGTCGAGCACCCTGACGGTCGCGTTCGCGATCACCATCGCGTCGGTCGTGATGTCCCCGGCGTGCCTGATTCTGCTCGAGCGCGCCCGCAGCACCGAACACGCGCGTCGGCCGAATGCGCCACCGCTCGCCGGCGCGCTGCTCAACACGTTCCTGAAGCCGGTCGTCCTGGCGCCGCTCGGCGGCATGGCCTGCTCCGTGCTCGGATGGCACCTGCCCACGCTGATCGCCCAATCGCTGGGCATCATCGGCGGCACGACGGCCGGTCTCGCGCTGTTTTCCACCGGCCTCATCCTTGCCGCGCTGCCGATCCAACTGAACCCTGAGGTAGGGGTTGCGCTGCTGCTCGGCCACCTCGTGCAGCCGCTGCTCGCATGGCTCTGCGTCCGCCTCTTCTCCGTGCCGGCGCCGATGGCCGGTCAGCTTGTGCTGCTGGCGGCGATACCGTGCGGTTCGTTCGGCATCCTGTTCGGGCTCGGCTACGAAATCGACGATCCGACCGCGGGCGCGACGCTGGTCGCGTCGAGCCTCCTGTCGGCGGTGACGCTGACGATCACGATCTCGCTGCTCCGCTTCGTATAG
- a CDS encoding antibiotic biosynthesis monooxygenase family protein, producing MRAQPTRKVRPGIDAGIVSIALRGGSCRAEKPAMIFEIAQIEIQENGEPGFERAVAEAKPLIERAPGCHGLHLYRGIEQPSRYRLMVQWESVERHDAFRQTADFQRWRELAGPFFVGPPSVEHVREV from the coding sequence ATGCGCGCGCAGCCCACCCGGAAGGTCCGGCCCGGGATCGATGCCGGCATCGTGTCAATTGCACTGCGCGGCGGTTCGTGTCGCGCGGAGAAACCCGCCATGATTTTTGAAATTGCCCAGATCGAGATCCAGGAAAACGGTGAGCCGGGGTTTGAACGTGCGGTCGCCGAGGCGAAGCCGCTGATCGAACGTGCACCCGGTTGCCATGGCTTGCATCTGTATCGCGGTATCGAGCAACCGTCGCGCTATCGGCTGATGGTGCAATGGGAAAGCGTCGAGCGTCACGACGCGTTTCGCCAGACCGCCGATTTCCAGCGTTGGCGCGAACTGGCCGGCCCCTTCTTCGTGGGCCCGCCGTCGGTCGAGCACGTGCGCGAAGTCTGA
- a CDS encoding GMC family oxidoreductase has protein sequence MPQITKPEVDAVLVGMGWTGSIMGMELAEAGLTVVGLERGENRDTSPEFAYPAIADELAYIQRRKLMQNLARETVTIRHAPNEDALPYRQLGAFLLGTGVGGSGVHWNGTTWRANAADLKIRSHYVQRYGAGFLPGDMTIQDWPYSLDELEPFFERIEAVMGTSGKAGNLHGQIVDGGNPFEAMRRRDYPCPPLADNYPATLFKHAASEAGFHPFPIPASNASVAYQNPYGMQLGPCNFCGYCEGFGCYMYAKASPQACILPALLAKPNFELRDRSHVTRVQLDSSGKRATGVTYLDAQGREVFQPARIVVLCAFQMHNVRLLLLSGIGTPYDPATGTGTVGRNFAYQKNSAVSLFFDKDVHIDPFIGAGSGGQAFDDFNADHFDHSAAGFVGGAYISAMVTGGRPIGQTLLPEGTPKWGAAWKKALKDNYLHSFSIGTAGSVMSYRTNYLDLDPTYRDAYGLPLLRMTFDWHDNEMRMTRFVTDKAEQVARAMKPKSMSVHAGKIGDHFDMRPYQTTHTTGGAVCGDRPDTSVVNKYLQSWDVHNVFVTGACAFPQNWAYNPTGMVGAQAYFSARAIREQYLKHPGPLLPT, from the coding sequence ATGCCACAAATCACGAAGCCGGAAGTGGACGCCGTCCTCGTCGGGATGGGTTGGACAGGTTCGATCATGGGTATGGAGCTGGCCGAGGCCGGCCTGACCGTGGTCGGCCTCGAGCGCGGCGAGAATCGGGATACGAGCCCCGAGTTCGCGTACCCGGCCATCGCCGACGAACTCGCTTACATTCAGCGGCGCAAGCTGATGCAGAATCTTGCGCGCGAGACGGTCACGATCCGGCATGCGCCGAACGAAGACGCATTGCCCTACCGACAGCTCGGCGCATTCCTGCTGGGTACCGGGGTGGGCGGCTCGGGCGTGCACTGGAACGGCACGACCTGGCGCGCCAATGCTGCCGACCTCAAGATCCGCTCGCACTACGTGCAGCGCTATGGCGCCGGGTTCCTTCCCGGCGACATGACGATCCAGGACTGGCCTTATTCACTGGACGAACTCGAACCGTTCTTCGAGCGTATCGAGGCGGTGATGGGCACGTCGGGCAAGGCCGGCAATCTGCACGGCCAGATCGTCGACGGCGGCAATCCCTTCGAGGCCATGCGCCGGCGCGACTATCCGTGTCCGCCGCTCGCCGACAACTATCCGGCGACGCTGTTCAAGCACGCGGCGAGTGAAGCCGGTTTCCACCCCTTTCCGATTCCCGCGTCCAATGCGTCGGTCGCCTATCAGAATCCGTACGGGATGCAGCTCGGCCCGTGCAACTTCTGCGGCTATTGCGAAGGCTTTGGTTGCTACATGTATGCGAAGGCATCGCCGCAAGCCTGCATCTTGCCCGCGTTGCTGGCCAAACCCAATTTCGAGTTGCGCGACCGCTCCCATGTGACGCGTGTGCAACTCGATTCGTCCGGCAAGCGCGCCACCGGCGTGACCTATCTCGATGCGCAGGGCCGGGAAGTGTTTCAGCCGGCGCGTATCGTCGTGCTATGCGCATTCCAGATGCACAACGTGCGCCTGCTGCTGCTGTCCGGGATCGGAACGCCGTACGATCCGGCGACGGGAACGGGAACCGTCGGCAGGAACTTCGCCTATCAGAAGAACAGCGCGGTCTCGCTGTTCTTCGACAAGGATGTCCACATCGATCCGTTCATCGGCGCCGGCTCCGGGGGCCAGGCATTCGACGACTTCAATGCGGATCACTTCGATCATTCCGCGGCGGGGTTCGTCGGCGGCGCCTATATCAGCGCGATGGTCACCGGCGGCCGCCCGATCGGCCAGACCCTGCTGCCGGAAGGCACGCCCAAATGGGGGGCCGCCTGGAAGAAGGCGCTCAAGGACAACTACCTGCATTCGTTTTCCATCGGTACGGCGGGCTCGGTCATGTCATACCGCACGAACTACCTGGATCTCGATCCGACCTATCGCGACGCATACGGCCTCCCGCTGCTTCGCATGACATTCGACTGGCACGACAACGAGATGCGCATGACGCGCTTCGTCACCGACAAGGCCGAGCAAGTCGCGCGGGCGATGAAGCCGAAATCGATGTCGGTCCATGCCGGCAAGATCGGCGATCACTTCGACATGCGGCCTTACCAGACCACGCATACGACCGGCGGCGCGGTCTGCGGGGATCGTCCTGACACGAGCGTCGTGAACAAGTACCTGCAATCGTGGGACGTGCACAACGTATTCGTGACGGGCGCATGCGCGTTTCCGCAAAACTGGGCCTACAACCCGACCGGCATGGTGGGCGCGCAAGCGTACTTCTCGGCGCGCGCGATCCGCGAGCAGTATCTGAAGCACCCCGGTCCACTGCTACCGACATAG
- a CDS encoding DUF3331 domain-containing protein: MPDATSRLDDGPCVGSAPEFAGAQVTVLECDGSVLVVRWVEPGVRHFGEQRWRRAIASRRGICVLSHLPIFPGDAVFRPAERPRPTNAGAMILASDALGVQPA, encoded by the coding sequence ATGCCTGATGCGACTTCACGACTGGACGACGGGCCGTGCGTGGGTTCCGCCCCCGAGTTCGCGGGTGCCCAGGTGACGGTGCTGGAATGTGACGGAAGCGTGCTGGTGGTGCGTTGGGTCGAGCCCGGCGTCCGGCATTTCGGCGAGCAGCGCTGGCGGCGCGCCATCGCGTCCCGCCGCGGCATCTGCGTGCTGTCACATTTGCCCATCTTCCCCGGTGACGCCGTGTTTCGTCCGGCGGAGCGGCCGAGGCCGACCAATGCCGGCGCGATGATTCTCGCGAGCGATGCGCTGGGCGTGCAGCCTGCGTGA
- a CDS encoding NADP-dependent oxidoreductase — protein MRFSTISTQIQLARRPHGQPVADDFMTVEVPLPVLSDGEVRVRNEYISVDPYMRGRMDDRPSYVEPFKLHETMTGAAVGRVIDSTSGAFAPGDLVLHRYGWRDLAQGAAAEFTRVPDLPDLPSSVHLGVMGATGMTAYVGLLVVARMRADEVVFVSAAAGAVGSLAGQIARLKGAARVIGSAGSDEKVAVIRERYGYDAAFNYRRAPVLEQLEAVAPAGIDVYFDNVGGDHLEAALSTFNYGGRTAICGAISQYDRVGVLPGPRFMENIVYRSLTLTGFLLHDYRQHRDAFVDEMAAWLRGGQIVHDETIVDGVARAPEAFIGLMNGTNTGKMLVRIT, from the coding sequence GTGAGGTTCTCCACGATCAGCACGCAGATTCAACTGGCGAGACGGCCGCACGGTCAGCCGGTTGCGGACGATTTCATGACGGTCGAGGTGCCGCTTCCGGTGTTGTCGGACGGCGAGGTGCGCGTCCGCAACGAATACATTTCGGTCGATCCGTACATGCGCGGCCGAATGGACGACCGGCCGTCGTATGTCGAGCCGTTCAAGTTGCATGAAACGATGACCGGCGCCGCGGTCGGCCGTGTAATCGACAGCACGTCGGGCGCATTCGCACCCGGCGATCTCGTGCTGCACCGTTACGGCTGGCGCGACCTCGCCCAGGGCGCGGCAGCAGAGTTCACCCGCGTCCCGGACTTGCCGGACCTGCCGAGCAGCGTGCATCTCGGCGTCATGGGCGCCACCGGCATGACGGCCTATGTCGGGCTGCTGGTGGTGGCACGCATGCGCGCGGATGAAGTCGTATTCGTTTCCGCCGCAGCGGGCGCGGTCGGCTCGCTCGCGGGGCAGATCGCACGGCTGAAGGGCGCGGCGCGCGTGATCGGGTCGGCCGGCAGCGACGAGAAAGTTGCCGTGATTCGAGAACGCTACGGCTACGATGCGGCGTTCAATTACCGGCGCGCGCCGGTGCTCGAGCAACTCGAGGCCGTGGCGCCCGCGGGCATCGACGTCTATTTCGACAACGTCGGCGGCGATCATCTCGAGGCCGCGTTGTCGACCTTCAATTACGGCGGACGTACGGCGATCTGCGGTGCCATTTCGCAGTACGACCGCGTCGGTGTGTTGCCCGGGCCGCGGTTCATGGAAAACATCGTCTATCGCAGCCTGACGTTGACGGGCTTCCTGCTGCACGACTACCGGCAGCACCGCGATGCGTTCGTCGACGAGATGGCGGCGTGGCTGCGGGGCGGGCAGATCGTGCATGACGAAACGATCGTCGACGGTGTCGCGCGCGCGCCGGAGGCCTTTATCGGGCTGATGAACGGGACCAACACCGGCAAGATGCTGGTCAGGATCACGTGA
- a CDS encoding gluconate 2-dehydrogenase subunit 3 family protein — MSKTQSPGDQPAPESGRRVFLKRIAIVPAAVAMGACHSGDDASPAPPSTQHADDGVRLDTYRPVFFTLEEWHFVLAAVDRLIPHDDEGPGALDLNVPVFIDRQLETGYGYAAHWYMQGPFRAASPLFGYQSRLTPRELYRAGIQATNARCMREFAGKRFAELAVAEQTDVLARLESGAMAFDEISSTEFFAFLLENTREGYLSDPIHGGNKEMGSWKMIGFPGARADFLDWVGTGKRYPYGPVSIEGQQG, encoded by the coding sequence ATGAGCAAAACCCAGTCACCCGGCGACCAGCCGGCGCCGGAGTCCGGCCGGCGCGTATTCCTCAAACGCATCGCCATCGTTCCCGCTGCCGTCGCGATGGGTGCGTGCCATTCGGGCGACGACGCATCGCCGGCACCGCCGTCGACGCAACACGCCGACGACGGCGTCCGGCTCGACACCTATCGTCCGGTGTTCTTCACGCTCGAAGAATGGCACTTCGTGCTCGCGGCGGTGGATCGCCTGATCCCGCACGACGACGAGGGGCCCGGCGCGCTGGACCTGAACGTGCCCGTCTTCATCGACCGGCAACTGGAAACCGGTTACGGCTACGCGGCGCACTGGTATATGCAGGGTCCGTTTCGTGCCGCCTCGCCGCTGTTCGGCTATCAGTCGAGGCTGACGCCGCGCGAGCTGTACCGAGCCGGCATCCAGGCGACGAACGCACGATGCATGCGCGAGTTCGCCGGCAAGCGCTTTGCCGAACTCGCCGTCGCGGAACAGACCGACGTGCTCGCACGCCTGGAGTCCGGCGCGATGGCATTCGACGAGATCTCGTCGACGGAATTCTTCGCGTTTCTGCTGGAGAACACCCGCGAAGGCTATCTATCGGACCCGATACACGGCGGCAACAAGGAGATGGGCAGCTGGAAGATGATCGGCTTCCCGGGCGCCCGGGCGGATTTCCTCGACTGGGTCGGGACCGGCAAGCGCTACCCGTACGGCCCGGTCAGCATCGAAGGTCAACAGGGTTGA
- a CDS encoding SDR family oxidoreductase: protein MTRTVLITGAGSGFGRGVAFALAERGHRVIAGGQIWPQVWALRQEAKARGVDMQVIKFDVTNEIDRAHALTHDVDVLLNNAAIMESGPLVEIPIAVFRSVFETNVFAALEVAQGFARRMVVRGHGRIVWMSSVAGLVKVPFDGAYAASKHAVEGICAAMEEELKPYGVEVVTINPGAYRTGFNDTGMESMDQWWDQGERVVAHWPTRELNRQHDPAEMIDAIVAVIEADAPPYRTVKPASAEQLVRDEQAAAWQRIVGGKR from the coding sequence ATGACCAGAACGGTGTTGATAACCGGTGCGGGGTCCGGGTTCGGGCGCGGGGTCGCGTTCGCGCTTGCCGAACGCGGGCATCGCGTGATCGCGGGTGGCCAGATCTGGCCGCAGGTCTGGGCGCTGCGGCAGGAGGCCAAGGCGCGCGGGGTGGACATGCAGGTCATCAAGTTCGATGTGACGAACGAAATCGATCGTGCGCATGCATTGACGCACGACGTCGATGTGCTGCTGAACAACGCGGCCATCATGGAATCCGGCCCGCTGGTGGAGATTCCGATAGCCGTGTTTCGCTCGGTGTTCGAAACGAATGTCTTTGCGGCGCTCGAAGTGGCGCAGGGATTCGCACGCAGGATGGTCGTGCGCGGGCATGGCCGGATCGTCTGGATGTCGTCGGTCGCGGGACTCGTCAAGGTGCCGTTCGACGGTGCCTACGCCGCGTCGAAGCATGCCGTCGAAGGCATCTGCGCCGCGATGGAGGAGGAACTGAAGCCTTACGGCGTCGAAGTCGTGACGATCAATCCCGGCGCCTATCGCACCGGCTTCAACGACACCGGCATGGAAAGCATGGATCAGTGGTGGGACCAGGGCGAGCGCGTGGTCGCCCACTGGCCGACGCGCGAACTGAATCGGCAACACGATCCCGCGGAAATGATCGACGCCATCGTCGCGGTGATCGAGGCGGACGCGCCGCCGTATCGTACCGTCAAGCCCGCGTCCGCCGAGCAGCTCGTGCGCGATGAACAGGCCGCGGCATGGCAACGGATCGTAGGCGGCAAGCGGTGA
- a CDS encoding fumarylacetoacetate hydrolase family protein — protein MRFISFVRDGATGLAIRSGDGRFLGLTRTDPDYPGDLDTLVSGGPAALAQASQRLQLAGRPLDLADCTLLPPVTRPAKIICVGLNYVEHSQEAGYEVPSYPTLFARFRSSLTAHGAAIRMPTESEQLDYEGELAVIIGRGGRRIGRSDALNHVAGYTVFNDATLRDYQFKTPQWTVGKNFDETGALGPELVTVDELPAGAAGLKLQTRLNGVVVQEANTNDMIFDIATLIATISEVMTLEPGDVIATGTPSGIGMARNPQRWMRAGDVCEVEIEGIGILRNTVAQS, from the coding sequence ATGCGATTCATCAGCTTCGTACGCGACGGCGCCACCGGCCTCGCCATCCGCTCCGGCGACGGCCGTTTTCTCGGACTGACACGTACCGATCCCGACTATCCCGGCGATCTCGACACGCTCGTCTCAGGCGGTCCTGCCGCGCTGGCGCAAGCGAGCCAACGCCTCCAGCTGGCCGGCCGGCCGCTCGACCTAGCCGACTGCACCCTGCTCCCGCCCGTCACGCGGCCGGCGAAGATCATCTGCGTCGGGCTCAACTATGTCGAGCACTCGCAAGAGGCGGGATACGAGGTACCGTCGTATCCGACGCTGTTCGCGCGCTTTCGCAGCAGCCTGACCGCGCACGGCGCAGCGATACGCATGCCGACGGAATCGGAGCAGCTCGATTACGAAGGCGAGCTGGCGGTGATCATCGGCCGCGGCGGCCGACGCATCGGACGAAGCGATGCGTTGAATCATGTTGCCGGCTATACGGTCTTCAACGACGCGACCCTGCGCGACTATCAGTTCAAGACGCCGCAATGGACCGTCGGAAAGAATTTCGACGAAACGGGTGCACTGGGCCCCGAGCTGGTGACCGTCGACGAACTGCCGGCGGGCGCGGCCGGTCTCAAGCTGCAGACCCGGCTCAACGGTGTCGTCGTGCAGGAAGCCAATACGAACGACATGATCTTCGACATCGCCACGCTGATCGCCACCATCAGCGAAGTCATGACGCTCGAGCCCGGCGACGTCATCGCGACCGGCACGCCGTCGGGCATCGGCATGGCGCGCAATCCGCAGCGCTGGATGCGCGCAGGCGATGTGTGCGAAGTCGAGATCGAAGGGATCGGCATCCTCAGGAATACCGTCGCGCAATCGTGA
- a CDS encoding c-type cytochrome → MGKRRTKPAGISFGLLLTFATLATWLQPAAANAQDADQIARGAYLARVGDCVACHTARRDQPFAGGLPMETPFGTIYSTNITPDLKHGIGSYSYDDFAAALRKGVAKDGHLLYPAMPYPSFSKVSDTDTRALYAYFMHGVRPIGQPNPETRLHFPFNLRVLLTGWNLLFRPTGAYREDPAQSTAWNRGAYLVQGLAHCGACHTPHGLMGQEKAFDARGTDLYLSGYTLAGWHAPDLRAEHGNGAGALTRDSIVQLLRTGRSHGSATFGGMSEVVENSTQYFSDADLGAVADYLGSLGPGRAAQTSAAPPVKPDTTAALRSGVTPTGGALLYLNNCNACHRSDGSGAMKAFPALAGNAVVTSDDPSSVIHVILTGSRMPSTRSDPAPLAMPAFGWRLSDLQVAELATFVRGSWGNRGGQVSASDVAKVRRQVDPAQLKRIRAAVANEVTDDGAPGSTGK, encoded by the coding sequence ATGGGTAAGCGACGCACGAAACCGGCCGGGATTTCATTCGGCTTGCTATTGACCTTCGCCACGCTGGCCACGTGGTTGCAACCGGCCGCCGCGAACGCGCAGGATGCCGACCAGATCGCGCGCGGCGCCTATCTGGCGCGCGTCGGCGATTGCGTGGCATGCCATACAGCGCGGCGCGACCAGCCGTTCGCCGGCGGGCTGCCGATGGAAACGCCATTCGGCACGATCTATTCGACCAACATCACGCCCGATCTCAAGCACGGGATCGGCAGCTACAGCTACGACGACTTCGCGGCCGCGCTGCGCAAAGGCGTCGCGAAGGACGGGCACCTGCTCTACCCCGCGATGCCGTACCCGTCCTTCTCGAAGGTCAGCGACACCGATACCCGTGCCCTCTATGCGTACTTCATGCACGGCGTCCGCCCGATCGGCCAGCCGAATCCGGAGACGCGGCTCCACTTTCCGTTCAACCTGCGCGTGCTGCTCACCGGATGGAATCTGCTGTTTCGCCCCACTGGCGCCTATCGCGAGGATCCGGCGCAAAGCACGGCGTGGAATCGCGGCGCCTATCTCGTCCAAGGGCTCGCGCACTGTGGCGCCTGTCATACGCCTCACGGCCTGATGGGCCAGGAGAAGGCGTTCGACGCGCGCGGCACGGACCTGTACCTGAGCGGTTACACGCTGGCGGGCTGGCATGCACCCGACCTGCGCGCCGAGCACGGAAACGGCGCCGGCGCGCTCACGCGGGACAGCATCGTTCAGCTTCTGCGAACCGGACGATCGCACGGCAGCGCCACGTTCGGCGGCATGTCCGAAGTCGTGGAGAACAGCACGCAGTATTTCAGCGATGCCGACCTGGGCGCGGTGGCCGATTACCTCGGCAGCCTCGGCCCCGGTCGCGCAGCGCAGACGTCGGCGGCACCGCCCGTCAAGCCCGACACGACCGCGGCGTTGCGCTCGGGCGTCACGCCGACCGGCGGCGCGTTGCTGTACCTCAACAACTGCAATGCGTGCCATCGCTCGGACGGCAGCGGCGCGATGAAGGCGTTTCCCGCGCTGGCCGGCAATGCGGTGGTCACGTCCGACGATCCGTCGTCGGTCATTCACGTGATTCTGACCGGCTCGCGGATGCCGTCGACCCGATCCGATCCGGCGCCGCTGGCGATGCCCGCATTCGGCTGGCGGCTATCGGACCTGCAGGTCGCCGAACTCGCGACGTTCGTACGCGGCAGTTGGGGCAATCGTGGCGGCCAGGTGAGCGCCTCCGACGTCGCGAAAGTCCGGCGGCAGGTCGATCCGGCGCAACTGAAGCGGATCCGGGCTGCCGTCGCGAACGAAGTGACCGACGACGGCGCGCCTGGTTCGACCGGCAAATGA
- a CDS encoding enoyl-CoA hydratase/isomerase family protein — protein sequence MKPTKESAMLTFSRRSFVQSIGAATLAPGVLLASSEGGAAPEKSAPPQGGGANYADYKHIQVTQDSSVATVTLNYPPLNLLDEVLSEEFDSLIRQLEQDTNVRVIVLQSAVPKFFIAHSGLHRVGSAPKTTSNTRTFRLTQMLGERLRNMPKAVIAKVEGIARGGGCEIALAADMCFAAIGEAVFGQPEVVCGLVPGGGNTQRLPRRMGRARALEVLLAGQDFSAELADHYGYINRALPARELGPFVDKLARRIATFPPTTIAHLKRSVDMGSDVSFSEGLLVEAHEADLCVANEAIQARVKAILAAGAETYEGELRFPDLSAKLPPAN from the coding sequence ATGAAACCAACCAAGGAGTCTGCCATGTTGACTTTCTCACGACGATCGTTCGTCCAGTCAATCGGTGCCGCAACACTCGCGCCCGGCGTGTTGCTCGCGTCATCAGAGGGCGGGGCTGCGCCCGAAAAGTCCGCTCCACCGCAGGGTGGCGGCGCGAACTATGCCGACTACAAGCATATCCAGGTGACCCAGGACAGCAGCGTCGCCACCGTTACGCTGAACTACCCGCCGCTCAACCTGCTCGACGAGGTCCTGTCGGAGGAGTTCGACTCGCTGATCCGGCAACTGGAACAGGATACGAACGTACGTGTCATCGTGCTGCAGAGCGCCGTGCCGAAGTTCTTCATTGCACACTCGGGCCTGCACCGTGTCGGCTCGGCACCGAAAACGACGTCGAACACCCGCACCTTTCGCCTGACGCAGATGCTCGGCGAGCGCCTGCGCAACATGCCCAAGGCCGTGATCGCGAAGGTCGAAGGGATTGCGCGAGGGGGCGGCTGCGAGATTGCGCTGGCCGCTGACATGTGTTTCGCCGCGATCGGCGAAGCCGTGTTCGGTCAGCCGGAGGTCGTGTGCGGACTCGTCCCGGGCGGCGGCAACACGCAGCGCCTGCCGCGGCGGATGGGGCGCGCCCGCGCCCTCGAGGTGCTGCTGGCCGGGCAAGACTTCTCGGCGGAACTGGCCGATCACTACGGCTATATCAATCGTGCGTTGCCGGCCAGGGAACTGGGTCCGTTCGTGGACAAGCTCGCACGCCGCATCGCGACCTTCCCGCCCACCACGATTGCGCATCTGAAAAGGTCCGTGGACATGGGCTCCGACGTTTCCTTCTCCGAAGGTTTGTTGGTGGAAGCGCACGAGGCCGATCTGTGCGTCGCGAACGAAGCGATCCAGGCGCGCGTGAAGGCGATCCTCGCAGCCGGGGCCGAGACCTACGAAGGGGAACTCCGTTTCCCCGATCTCTC
- a CDS encoding NADP-dependent oxidoreductase: protein MPQSPSVNRRVVLASRPVGAPAAHDFRLETTAVPTPADGEVLLQTLYLSLDPYMRWRMSDAPSYAPPVALGDTMVGGTVSRVIASKHAAFAVGDLVLGDSGWQDYALSDGADLMPLGTDLDHPSHALGVLGMPGFTAYTGLLQIGQPKPGETVVVAAASGAVGAVVGQIAKLKGCRVVGIAGDAEKCRYVTETLGFDVCLDRRAPDLARQIAQACPDGIDVYFENVGGAIFDAVLPRLNVGARVPLCGLISQYNDSEPAPGPDRLPLLTDTLLKKRIRMEGFIILDHYATGYQAFLAEMGGWVKAGEITPREDVTDGLEHAPDALIGLLAGKNFGKVVVRVAEAAA from the coding sequence ATGCCGCAATCCCCATCCGTCAATCGCCGGGTCGTCCTGGCCAGCCGCCCCGTCGGTGCGCCGGCAGCGCACGACTTCCGGCTTGAAACCACAGCCGTGCCGACGCCCGCCGACGGCGAAGTCCTGCTGCAGACGCTTTACCTGTCGCTCGATCCCTACATGCGGTGGCGCATGAGCGACGCGCCGTCCTACGCGCCGCCGGTTGCGCTCGGCGATACGATGGTGGGCGGCACCGTCAGCCGCGTCATCGCCTCGAAGCATGCCGCGTTTGCGGTTGGCGACCTGGTGCTTGGCGACAGCGGCTGGCAGGACTATGCGCTCTCCGACGGCGCGGATCTGATGCCGCTCGGCACGGATCTCGACCACCCGTCCCATGCGCTTGGCGTGCTTGGCATGCCGGGCTTCACCGCCTACACGGGCCTGCTGCAGATCGGGCAACCGAAGCCGGGCGAAACGGTCGTCGTCGCGGCGGCGAGCGGTGCGGTTGGCGCCGTCGTCGGCCAGATCGCGAAACTGAAGGGCTGCCGCGTCGTCGGCATTGCGGGCGACGCGGAGAAATGCCGGTATGTCACCGAGACGCTCGGCTTCGACGTGTGCCTCGATCGGCGCGCGCCCGATCTGGCACGGCAGATCGCGCAAGCCTGCCCCGACGGCATCGACGTCTACTTCGAGAACGTCGGCGGCGCGATCTTCGACGCCGTGCTGCCGCGCCTCAACGTCGGCGCGCGCGTGCCGCTCTGCGGCCTGATCTCGCAATACAACGACAGCGAACCGGCGCCCGGCCCCGACCGCCTTCCGCTCCTGACCGACACGCTCCTGAAGAAACGGATCCGCATGGAGGGCTTCATCATCCTCGATCACTATGCGACCGGCTATCAGGCGTTCCTGGCCGAAATGGGCGGATGGGTCAAGGCCGGCGAGATCACGCCGCGCGAGGACGTCACCGACGGCCTGGAACACGCGCCGGACGCGCTCATCGGTCTGCTCGCGGGAAAGAACTTCGGCAAGGTGGTCGTGCGCGTCGCCGAAGCCGCTGCGTAA